A single Lolium perenne isolate Kyuss_39 chromosome 6, Kyuss_2.0, whole genome shotgun sequence DNA region contains:
- the LOC127306292 gene encoding protein trichome birefringence-like 19, which produces MKMKPSNQIARMAASASGLLLSLLIVVFTTSKYSLLSAERFISAATARSSSPASDDAACDVAMGEWVPDSTEPYYTNATCGLIHERVDCMKHGKPGMESILGWRWQPHGCDLPRFDAAAFLRLVRGKSMAFVGDSVARNHMQSLMCLLAKVEYPMEIEPRGCVHCTRKYHYREHDFTVCVFWTPFLVRWNLTHGGQSFIDPHNVYLDEADPEWSGDITGYDYAVLSGAKWFTRPTMLYEGGRILGCANMDGCEAAHNATDVAPDYAVRTSFRTALRALAGFRGRVVVRTVAPPHYENGKWYDGGNCMRTRPMRSNETSLPETEAAFHAAQVEEFRAAVAESPARFVLMDVSEMMQMRADGHPRQYGHWPHEKVGFGIDCVHWCLPGPVDAWNELLLHLLLSG; this is translated from the exons ATGAAGATGAAGCCTAGCAACCAAATCGCGCGGATGGCAGCTTCCGCCAGCGGGCTGCTCCTGAGCCTCCTAATCGTCGTCTTCACCACATCGAAGTACTCGCTGCTGAGCGCTGAGCGGTTCATATCCGCTGCCACGGCGAGATCATCCAGCCCGGCCAGCGACGACGCGGCGTGCGACGTGGCCATGGGAGAGTGGGTGCCCGACTCGACCGAGCCCTACTACACGAACGCGACGTGCGGGCTGATCCACGAGCGGGTGGACTGCATGAAGCACGGTAAGCCGGGGATGGAGTCCATCCTCGGGTGGCGGTGGCAGCCCCATGGCTGCGACCTCCCCCGCTTcgacgccgccgccttcctccgcctcGTCCGGGGAAAGTCCATGGCCTTCGTCGGGGACTCCGTCGCCCGTAACCACATGCAGTCCCTCATGTGCCTCCTCGCCAAG GTGGAGTACCCGATGGAGATCGAGCCGAGAGGCTGCGTCCACTGCACACGCAAGTACCACTACCGGGAGCACGACTTCACGGTGTGCGTGTTCTGGACGCCGTTCCTGGTGCGGTGGAACCTGACGCACGGCGGGCAGtcgttcattgacccgcacaacGTGTACCTCGACGAGGCGGACCCTGAGTGGAGCGGCGACATCACCGGCTACGACTACGCCGTACTCAGCGGCGCCAAGTGGTTCACGCGCCCCACCATGCTCTACGAGGGCGGCCGCATCCTCGGCTGCGCCAACATGGACGGCTGCGAGGCGGCGCACAACGCCACCGACGTGGCCCCGGACTACGCGGTGCGCACGTCGTTCCGGACCGCGCTCCGTGCGCTGGCAGGTTTTCGCGGCAGGGTGGTGGTCCGGACGGTGGCGCCGCCGCACTACGAGAATGGCAAGTGGTACGACGGCGGGAACTGCATGAGGACGCGGCCCATGCGGAGCAACGAGACGAGCCTGCCGGAGACCGAGGCCGCGTTCCACGCCGCGCAGGTGGAAGAGTTCCGGGCCGCGGTGGCAGAGTCGCCGGCGAGGTTTGTGCTGATGGACGTGAGCGAGATGATGCAGATGAGGGCCGACGGACACCCCAGGCAGTACGGGCACTGGCCGCACGAGAAGGTCGGCTTCGGCATCGACTGCGTGCACTGGTGCTTGCCTGGGCCCGTCGACGCATGGAACGAGCTTCTGCTCCATTTGCTTCTGAGTGGTTAA